The Synechococcus sp. RS9916 DNA segment CGGTGAGCAACCAGCTGACAATCAGCGCTGGAAAACAAAGCCAGGCCTTGGTCTCAAAGCCACGCCGTAAGCGGTCCTGACAGATCAGGGACACCACCAGAGCAACGGGGTAAATCGCTAACGACAGCTGTCCCCACGACAGGATCGTGATGATCGGCAAGGACCAGATCGCTGCGATTGACCCCTGCACACCCCCGAGATACTGAGCTGTGACTTGCGGCCAGATGGCCCCAAGGAGGGCCATCAAACCGGACAGCAGGCCAAGCACGGTGCCTGCGACACAGAAGAGGAGCGACAACAACAGCAGCGCAAACTGCCAGCCGTTGCTGTCGGTGTAAGGCAAGAAGTAGGGCTGGGAAAGGCGGCGCAGCCTCGTCAGCTGGGACCGAAATGACTGCAGGGACGCCATGAACTCACCTTCCTGATGACCATTGTGGCGACTGGTCGCAGCTGGCGTCTGATCATCCCGGCGGCCAGTCGAGGGCCCGACCGCCAATCACATGCACATGCAGGTGAAACACGGTCTGCCCTGCCTCAGCGCCGCTGTTGATCACGGTGCGCCAAGCCTCCAAACCTTCCTGCTTCGCCACCTTCGCAGCCACCACCAACAGGTGACCCAGCAATGCTTCATCGGCTGGCTCCGCTTCCCGCAAGCTCTCGATCGGCTTGCGTGGAATCACCAACACATGCACAGGAGCCTGGGGTGCCACATCCCGAAACGCCAGACAGTGGTCATCGCTGTAAACCTCATCACAGGGGATTTCCCCCCGCAGGATGCGACCAAAGATCGTGTCACCCGCCATGGAGAAAGCCTGCTCGCGGCAGGGGTTGAAACAGGAGTTGAGACAGGCAGGGCATCGAGGGAATGCACCGACTGATTCGCAATGCTGGCACGTTGCCAAAGCGCCTCACTGCTCGGATTGGAGGCCTGCCCTGTCACCGTTGAAGTGGATCTCGCCCCAGGGCTACCAGGCCTGCAGCTGGTGGGATTGCCTGATGCAGCGATCCAGGAATCGCGGGAACGGGTTCGCGCAGCGTTGCGCAACAGCGGCTTTCGCGGTCCTCTGGTGCGCGTGGTGGTGAACCTTGCGCCAGCCGATCTGCGCAAGGAAGGCCCCGCCTTTGATCTCCCCATTGCCCTGGCGCTACTGGCGGCCAGTGGCCAACTCGATGCCCCACTGCTGAAAGGGCTGTGGTGCGCGGGGGAACTGGGACTCGACGGCAGCCTGCGGCCCTGCCGGGGAATCCTTGCAGTGGCCTGCCTGGCAGCGTCACACAGCGCCAAAGCGCTCGTTGTCCCCGAAGCGAACGCGGAAGAAGCCGCTCTGGTGCCGGACCTCTCCGTGCTTGCAGCGGACTCTCTGCAAGAGCTAGTGGCCAGTCTGCGTGACGCGCCGAAAGGTTTGAACCGGTGCTCCAAACGCCCACCGAAACACCCGAGGCAGACACACCAAGGCGAAGCCCCGTCCACCAACCCCGAACCAGCGACCGCCGAGATCAGCGCGATCCGCGGCCAACCCCTTGCCCAAACAGCGCTGGCCCTGGCCGCAGCGGGCGGACACCATCTGCTGATGGTCGGTCCACCCGGATGCGGCAAGACCTTGCTGGCCCGTCACCTTCCCGACCTGCTGCCGCCGCTGTCTCAGCAGGAAGCCCTCGACATCAGTCGGGTGCACT contains these protein-coding regions:
- a CDS encoding histidine triad nucleotide-binding protein, giving the protein MAGDTIFGRILRGEIPCDEVYSDDHCLAFRDVAPQAPVHVLVIPRKPIESLREAEPADEALLGHLLVVAAKVAKQEGLEAWRTVINSGAEAGQTVFHLHVHVIGGRALDWPPG
- a CDS encoding YifB family Mg chelatase-like AAA ATPase, translating into MLARCQSASLLGLEACPVTVEVDLAPGLPGLQLVGLPDAAIQESRERVRAALRNSGFRGPLVRVVVNLAPADLRKEGPAFDLPIALALLAASGQLDAPLLKGLWCAGELGLDGSLRPCRGILAVACLAASHSAKALVVPEANAEEAALVPDLSVLAADSLQELVASLRDAPKGLNRCSKRPPKHPRQTHQGEAPSTNPEPATAEISAIRGQPLAQTALALAAAGGHHLLMVGPPGCGKTLLARHLPDLLPPLSQQEALDISRVHSIAGVLTAGNGLVRQRPFRAPHHSCSIAALLGGGALPRPGELSLAHGGVLFLDELAEFPRRVLDQLRQPLEEGELWLSRSRLKCKFPCRITLVAAANPCPCGWFGDPDHPCRCSALQRQRYWSRLSGPLLDRLDLQLRLERLSSSTMRSSLETLNHDSESTITADQIDNARKRMAKRNPDGCLNAALSGPQLGLHAGLNPQLLDRWEQAVNQRKLSARSGIRVLRVARSLADLADQPRIGNDHLAQALCFRSFDLGITD